A stretch of the Festucalex cinctus isolate MCC-2025b chromosome 20, RoL_Fcin_1.0, whole genome shotgun sequence genome encodes the following:
- the LOC144009277 gene encoding receptor activity-modifying protein 3 isoform X3 — protein sequence MVAGFSATESFNIEPTSARPRRACNESRLEWEVEVCGEDFKRDMAHIDPQYWCNLTHFISEYHIFTLCTETKSLFVNCYWPNPLVESYIIRIHKHFFSNCTLEQVIWADPPDKTLTVLILIPVFLTLAMIALVVWCSKRNDNLA from the exons ATGGTGGCGGGATTTTCAG CTACCGAGAGTTTCAACATCGAACCCACGTCTGCCCGGCCGAGGAGAGCCTGCAACGAGTCGCGCTTGGAGTGGGAAGTGGAGGTCTGTGGTGAAGACTTCAAGCGCGACATGGCTCACATAGACCCTCAGTATTGGTGCAACCTCACACACTTTATCAG CGAATACCACATCTTTACGCTCTGCACAGAGACCAAGTCGCTTTTTGTCAACTGCTACTGGCCCAATCCACTGGTGGAGAGCTACATCATCCGCATACACAAGCACTTTTTCTCCAACTGCACGTTGGAGCAGGTGATATGGGCGGACCCTCCGGACAAGACGCTGACGGTCCTCATCCTCATTCCTGTTTTCCTCACCTTGGCCATGATCGctttggtggtttggtgcagcAAGAGGAATGACAACCTGGCTTAA
- the LOC144009277 gene encoding receptor activity-modifying protein 3 isoform X2, which yields MDTNLFAVLKLFVVGILVNAWMVAGFSATESFNIEPTSARPRRACNESRLEWEVEVCGEDFKRDMAHIDPQYWCNLTHFISEYHIFTLCTETKSLFVNCYWPNPLVESYIIRIHKHFFSNCTLEQVIWADPPDKTLTVLILIPVFLTLAMIALVVWCSKRNDNLA from the exons ATGGATACAAATTTGTTTGCAGTGCTGAAACTTTTTGTTGTCGGGATTTTGG TCAACGCCTGGATGGTGGCGGGATTTTCAG CTACCGAGAGTTTCAACATCGAACCCACGTCTGCCCGGCCGAGGAGAGCCTGCAACGAGTCGCGCTTGGAGTGGGAAGTGGAGGTCTGTGGTGAAGACTTCAAGCGCGACATGGCTCACATAGACCCTCAGTATTGGTGCAACCTCACACACTTTATCAG CGAATACCACATCTTTACGCTCTGCACAGAGACCAAGTCGCTTTTTGTCAACTGCTACTGGCCCAATCCACTGGTGGAGAGCTACATCATCCGCATACACAAGCACTTTTTCTCCAACTGCACGTTGGAGCAGGTGATATGGGCGGACCCTCCGGACAAGACGCTGACGGTCCTCATCCTCATTCCTGTTTTCCTCACCTTGGCCATGATCGctttggtggtttggtgcagcAAGAGGAATGACAACCTGGCTTAA